One stretch of Prunus persica cultivar Lovell chromosome G1, Prunus_persica_NCBIv2, whole genome shotgun sequence DNA includes these proteins:
- the LOC109946566 gene encoding uncharacterized protein LOC109946566 → MEVCVIAKCTYKSETIMFSVSSESSMVDILKTLCLRFRGLQLGCFTLRYSVPSYPSCFLETDSDLDLMRTFLLISNEKTVDILVKDLCGSSEYSGDFCVNKELIACEKGESSCSSTVEDRNEFLGRSKRASAKPLLSDEWETYIHHVGQKFDGGAEEFRLKLCKYALEVGFNFLYVGNDKKRVVAVCSNKKLEGCSWRVYASRCEATGSFVIRTLNNVHTCAGRIRESKSKMMRSRVVSSLIVDRIRAKPELKPVEIIHEFKDYYGIDISYYHAWFGKELAKLDVHGDESKSFNELVWYADAVKETNTGSLCTLDCEAGINRFRRFFVSFGGCIAGFQYCIPLLFIDATFLKSKYKGQLLCASGKNGNQGFYPLAFGVVDSETEENWTWFLQHLASILLPMGRVVTFFSDRNQGLLNAMGFVFPGWPHSYCYYHLKQNLISKYPKSGYGKLLQDRVINLFSRCAYAVTEEEFKVAMEELVIVGSSKVKTFISDLSRDHYANAFFKGMRYGEMANSLAESFNNWVGVFRDLPVLPLIEGIRQKLMVLNSQRRIEAEKWTTVLCPEMETRLCENAEAGRTWAVRRSNCTVFEVFADYSVMVDLEQRTCSCRLWQIDGFPCTHAVAAILAKRDSVYDYVECYYKTDFFRKAYESPIFPIPDIGKGLGSNGSAAGVVLPPITKRPAGRPPTKRIKVFGEFKRPLKCSRCSVAGHNRKTCKAII, encoded by the exons ATGGAGGTGTGTGTCATTGCCAAGTGCACATATAAGTCGGAAACCATcatgttttcagtttcatcaGAGTCATCcatggttgatattttgaagactttgtgtctgaggtttaggggtttgcaGTTGGGTTGTTTCACATTACGGTATTCGGTGCCCAGTTATCCGAGTTGTTTTCTAGAAACGGATAGCGATTTGGACTTGATGAggacatttttgttgatatcaAATGAGAAGACTGTTGATATTTTAGTGAAGGATTTATGCGGGAGCAGTGAATATAGTGGTgatttttgtgtaaataaGGAGTTGATAGCATGTGAAAAGGGCGAGTCGTCGTGTTCTAGTACTGTCGAAGACAGAAACGAGTTTTTGGGCAGGTCGAAGAGAGCAAGTGCTAAGCCTTTGTTGTCGGATGAGTGGGAGACATACATACATCATGTGGGGCAGAAGTTTGACGGTGGTGCAGAGGAGTTCCGGTTGAAATTGTGCAAGTACGCTCTTGAAGtaggatttaattttttatatgtcGGCAATGACAAGAAGCGGGTGGTTGCTGTTTGTTCGAATAAGAAATTGGAGGGTTGCAGCTGGCGTGTTTATGCTTCTCGTTGTGAAGCTactggcagttttgtaattcgaACGTTAAATAATGTTCATACATGTGCGGGTCGGATACGGGAATCAAAGAGTAAGATGATGAGGTCTCGTGTGGTGTCCTCCCTCATTGTGGACAGAATTCGTGCAAAACCAGAGCTGAAGCCAGTTGAGATTATACACGAGTTCAAAGATTATTATGGTATAGACATTTCATACTACCACGCATGGTTTGGCAAAGAGTTAGCTAAATTGGACGTTCACGGTGATGAGTCGAAGTCCTTCAACGAGTTAGTGTGGTATGCAGACGCCGTAAAGGAAACTAACACTGGTTCTCTCTGCACTCTTGATTGTGAAGCTGGAATTAATCGCTTTcgacggttttttgtgtcttttggCGGTTGCATTGCTGGATTTCAATATTGCATACCCTTGTTGTTCATTGATGCTACGTTTTTGAAGAGCAAGTACAAGGGGCAGCTTCTCTGTGCTTCGGGAAAGAATGGAAATCAAG ggttTTATCCTCTAGCTTTTGGAGTTGTTGATTCTGAGACAGAGGAGAATTGGACTtggtttcttcaacatttggcTTCTATATTGCTACCGATGGGGAGAGTGGTGACCTTTTTCTCGGACCGCAATCAAGGTTTGTTAAATGCAATGGGGTTTGTGTTTCCCGGATGGCCTCATTCTTACTGTTATTATCACCTCAAACAGAATTTGATATCAAAGTACCCGAAGTCAGGTTATGGAAAACTGCTCCAAGACCgtgttatcaatttatttagtagATGCGCATATGCTGTTACGGAGGAAGAGTTTAAGGTAGCAATGGAGGAGTTGGTGATTGTTGGGAGTTCGAAAGTGAAGACATTTATATCTGATTTGTCTAGAGATCACTATGCCAACGCATTTTTCAAAGGAATGCGTTATGGGGAGATGGCAAACAGTTTAGCGGAGTCCTTTAATAATTGGGTTGGTGTGTTTCGAGATTTGCCGGTGCTACCTTTGATAGAAGGGATTCGACAGAAATTGATGGTATTGAATTCTCAACGACGAATTGAAGCGGAGAAGTGGACAACAGTTTTGTGTCCGGAGATGGAGACTAGACTCTGTGAAAATGCGGAGGCCGGTAGGACTTGGGCAGTTCGTCGTTCTAATTGCACTGTTTTTGAAGTATTTGCTGATTATTCTGTGATGGTTGATCTCGAGCAAAGGACTTGTTCTTGCCGTCTTTGGCAAATTGACGGTTTTCCTTGCACACATGCGGTGGCTGCAATCCTAGCAAAGAGAGATTCAGTTTATGATTACGTGGAGTGTTATTACAAAACCGACTTCTTTCGAAAAGCCTATGAGAGTCCTATTTTTCCTATTCCAGATATTGGGAAAGGATTGGGCAGCAATGGTTCTGCAGCTGGAGTTGTGCTTCCGCCAATTACAAAGAGGCCAGCCGGAAGACCACCAACAAAGaggatcaaagtttttggtgaatttaaaaGGCCATTGAAATGCAGTCGGTGCAGTGTTGCTGGGCACAATAGGAAGACTTGCAAGGCTATTATATGA